One window from the genome of Molothrus ater isolate BHLD 08-10-18 breed brown headed cowbird chromosome 5, BPBGC_Mater_1.1, whole genome shotgun sequence encodes:
- the LOC118700528 gene encoding LOW QUALITY PROTEIN: killer cell lectin-like receptor subfamily F member 1 (The sequence of the model RefSeq protein was modified relative to this genomic sequence to represent the inferred CDS: deleted 1 base in 1 codon) yields MAGDVTYAAVAMLPRERPRAPSGTPNPGNTITYAELHVKPQPQGSSRAETSAPGCWHRSSAWFYVALVLAVLVLILLGVVAIQAKQFLKGIAGKSGSSPHYGLNSTSSDISSERTVSAALLKQLMEELCADGQGTTCELCPPGWQLHRGRCYFFSEEARSWEDSQKNCLARKSQLLVIEDETEMEFIDNKDKDTKYIWIGLHTEDMEKTVEDHRVKEKSRTALKSNEADKNCAVYRRKNLIQADNCQTLKEWICKKNATLLVL; encoded by the exons ATGGCAGGGGACGTCACCTACGCGGCC GTGGCGATGCTGCCGAGGGAAAGGCCCCGCGCTCCTTCAGGGACACCAAACCCAG GAAACACCATCACCTATGCTGAGCTGCATGTGAAGCCCCAGCcccaagggagcagcagagcagagactTCCGCTCCTG gctgctggcacaggagctcagcctggTTCTACGTGGCACTGGTCCTGGCAGTCCTCGTGCTCATCCTGCTGGGAGTCGTGGCCATACAAGCCAAGCAGT TTTTGAAGGGCATAGCAGGAAAATCAGGAAGTTCGCCCCACTATGGTCTGAACAGCACCAGCAGTGACATTTCTTCAGAGAGGACTGTCTCAGCAGCACTCCTGAAACAGCTTATGGAGGAGCTGTGTGCAGATGGACAGG GGACAACGTGTGAGCTGTGTccccctggctggcagctgcatAGGGGCAGATGTTACTTCTTCTCTGAggaggccaggagctgggaggacaGCCAGAAAAACTGCCTGGCCAGGAAATCCCAGCTGCTTGTCATTGAGGATGAAACTGAGATG GAATTTATAGACAACAAAGATAAAGACACCAAATATATCTGGATTGGCTTGCACACTGAAGACATGGAGAAAACAGTGGAAGATCACAGAGTAAAAGAAAAGAG CAGGACTGCTCTAAAAAGCAATGAGGCTGACAAGAACTGTGCtgtttacagaaggaaaaacctGATCCAGGCAGATAACTGCCAGACCTTAAAGGAGTGGATCTGTAAGAAGAATGCAACTTTGCTGGTGCTCTGA
- the LOC118700530 gene encoding C-type lectin domain family 2 member L-like — protein MASGAERCGSVGRGTKGLFSNIWLWRAVAGVLTAAVILISCIQFVKPSLAKTFPVCPPLELCPSGWLYFQRKCYFLSESEAAWNSSQSQCSSHNASLLVIENHQELRFMMKITKQDPWIGLYKRNEEFFWVNGKALDNELFEVKGSGSCAYLESKGVSASGCYLTRKWVCSLNINSAR, from the exons ATGGCCAGCGGCGCCGAGCGCTGCGGCTCCGTGGGGCGCGGCACCAAAG GTCTGTTCTCAAACATTTGGCTGTGGCGAGCGGTTGCTGGAGTCCTTACTGCTGCTGTCATTCTGATTTCCTGTATCCAGTTTG TAAAGCCTTCTCTGGCCAAAACATTTCCAGTGTGTCCTCCCCTGGAGCTGTGTCCATCAGGCTGGCTGTACTTCCAGAGGAAGTGTTACTTCCTCTCAGAGAGTGAGGCTGCCTGGAACTCCAGCCAGAGCCAGTGCTCCTCCCACAACGCTTCCCTGCTGGTCATCGAGAATCACCAGGAGCTG AGGTTTATGATGAAGATAACAAAGCAAGACCCATGGATTGGACTCTATAAAAGAAATGAAGAGTTCTTTTGGGTAAATGGAAAAGCATTAGACAATGAACT GTTTGAAGTAAAAggctctggcagctgtgccTATCTGGAGTCCAAAGGAGTCTCAGCCTCAGGATGTTATTTAACCAGGAAATGGGTCTGTAGCTTGAATATCAACTCAGCAAGATAA
- the LOC118700527 gene encoding uncharacterized protein LOC118700527 codes for MAEDVINSDLNLPEPTRARLHTIPDGQGQSHCSRTQAAALVAVVVVIILLFAIALYLTLTMAGSQQDSTASTSSSQNVPAPLSPSSQEESTELPPSHGEAPGRSCCSTTRVAVLVTEIIVLLLIVVSQILPCQSHYSRTQVAVLVVVLVPIVAALSLSWTLPYGPTAGSPQDSPRTIPEEALGCPPPWKKHGRKCYFFSPEGKPKDWNASRAECTAMGSDLVVIDSTEELEYLGSQSGLNYYLLGLTHSPEKQKWKWINNVERDPTMFTIVGQYQEYLCTVIGRGEVRAAPCDGHKTIKNMCEKAATISKMHQEES; via the exons ATGGCAGAAGATGTCATTAACTCTGACCTGAACTTGCCTGAACCAACCAGAGCCAGGCTACACACCATCCCTGATGGCCAAG GTCAAAGCCATTGTTCCAGAAcacaagctgctgctctggttgCTGTCGTGGTTGTGATCATCCTCCTGTTTGCCATAGCCCTGTATCTGACACTCACCATGG caggcagccagcaggactCAACAGCATCGACCTCCAGCAGCCAAAATGTCCCAGCACCATTGTCCCCCAGCAGCCAAGAGGAATCAACAGAGTTACCCCCCAGCCATGGGGAGGCACCAG GAAGAAGTTGTTGTTCCACAACACGAGTTGCTGTCCTGGTCACTGAGATAATCGTGCTCCTGCTCATTGTTGTGTCTCAGATACTCCCAT GTCAAAGCCATTATTCCAGAACACAAGTTGCTGTCCTGGTTGTTGTCCTGGTTCCCATTGTAGCGGCCCTAAGTCTGTCGTGGACACTCCCAT ATGGTCCAACAGCAGGCAGCCCACAGGACTCCCCAAGAACCATCCCTGAAGAGGCACTAG GCTGCCCCCCACCATGGAAGAAACATGGGAGAAAATGctatttcttttctccagaggGGAAACCAAAGGACTGGAATGCCTCCCGTGCAGAATGCACTGCCATGGGCTCAGACCTGGTGGTCATTGACAGCACGGAAGAGCTG GAGTACCTTGGATCACAATCAGGTCTTAACTACTACTTACTTGGTCTCACACACtctccagagaagcagaagtgGAAGTGGATCAACAACGTGGAACGTGACCCAACCAT GTTCACTATTGTTGGACAGTACCAAGAGTATCTCTGCACAGTCATTGGACGTGGTGAAGTACGAGCTGCACCTTGTGATGGacacaaaaccataaaaaatatGTGTGAAAAAGCTGCAACAATTTCAAAGATGCATCAGGAGGAGAGCTAA